The nucleotide sequence GACACAATTCGCGCCGTTCATAGCGGACAAACTCGCATCCCCTCAGAAGTCGCTGCAAAATTAGCGGCTCGGCTCAGCAGCCCCAATCTCACTTACCGTGAGTTGGAAGTATTGCATCTGATCGTGGCAGGGCAAAGTAATAAAGAGATTGGTGCAAGTTTGCAAATTAGTGAAGGAACGGTACGTGCCCACGTGAATAACATATTAAGCAAGCTGGGTGTGAGCGATCGCACCCAAGCCGCAACATTAGCATTGAGAAAAGGCTTAGTGCGGCTGGAGTAAGGTAACTCCTCTAGAAATGGCGATCGTATTTCTGGCTATACTCCATCAGCTAAATGTTATAGAAACTGATAGACCAAAAGGATTAGTTCACTATCTATCAATTTGCGTAGTAAAAGATTGCTAGCAGTGTCATAGGCGGAATCAATCTTCCCAAATAGACTAGAGAGCAACAACGAAGGTTAAATGAACTTGACCTGAGTGCTTTCAATTTGGGGTTATCACTGTGGCGCAGCTTGTAGTTCCAGTTAGTGAATGTGACCACATTCTAGGAAGTCGAAGTGCAACCGTTACACTGCTGGAGTACGGGAACTATGAAAGTCCGCGCTGCAAAGAAGTCCACCATACTATCAAAACAATTCAAAAGCGTGACGATCGATCCTTCTGTTTTGTGTTTCGCCACTTCCCTTTAACTGCGATTCACCCAATGGCTCAACATGCGGCTGAAACCGCAGAGGCAGCA is from Oscillatoria sp. FACHB-1407 and encodes:
- a CDS encoding helix-turn-helix domain-containing protein; amino-acid sequence: DTIRAVHSGQTRIPSEVAAKLAARLSSPNLTYRELEVLHLIVAGQSNKEIGASLQISEGTVRAHVNNILSKLGVSDRTQAATLALRKGLVRLE